Proteins encoded together in one Mycolicibacter minnesotensis window:
- a CDS encoding aldose 1-epimerase: MSDLEPCVLSDSSSRLTATFVPQAGMIGTSLCDDGAELLGQRHGVAAYLDAHKTMGIPLLYPWANRLSGNDYRVGATSVKLTPGLGGVHADAFGAPIHGTLAGDTGWRVTARSVSTLTAELDFGSRPDLLATFPFPHLLELAITLADRTLTMRTKVTATGEAAVPLCFGFHPYFQLPDAPRPQWRIDTPLMRSRVVDAHGLPTGELAPHPASTEVLGDKAFDHGFDEVADGSVFAVSGGDRRIEVRFDHGYPAAQIYAPATEDVVCFEPMAAPTDALRSGGYALARPGQPGVAQFSIRVS; the protein is encoded by the coding sequence GTGAGCGATCTCGAGCCTTGCGTCTTGTCGGATTCTTCGTCGCGGCTCACCGCGACGTTCGTGCCACAAGCCGGCATGATCGGGACGTCGCTGTGCGATGACGGAGCAGAACTGCTCGGCCAGCGCCACGGAGTGGCCGCCTACCTCGACGCACACAAGACCATGGGCATTCCCCTGTTGTATCCGTGGGCGAATCGACTCAGCGGCAACGACTATCGGGTCGGTGCAACTTCGGTGAAGCTCACCCCGGGATTGGGTGGGGTGCACGCCGACGCCTTCGGCGCACCGATCCACGGCACCCTCGCAGGAGACACCGGCTGGCGGGTGACTGCGCGGTCAGTATCTACGCTGACCGCTGAGCTGGACTTCGGCTCCAGACCAGACCTGTTGGCGACATTCCCGTTCCCGCACCTTCTGGAGCTGGCGATCACGCTCGCCGACCGCACCTTGACGATGCGCACCAAGGTCACTGCCACCGGCGAGGCGGCGGTGCCGCTGTGCTTCGGCTTCCACCCCTATTTCCAGCTGCCCGACGCACCGCGGCCCCAGTGGCGCATCGACACCCCGCTGATGCGGTCCCGGGTCGTCGATGCGCACGGCCTACCCACCGGCGAGCTCGCGCCTCACCCGGCCAGCACAGAGGTGTTGGGCGACAAGGCTTTCGACCACGGTTTCGACGAGGTGGCGGATGGGTCGGTGTTCGCGGTCTCCGGCGGCGACCGACGCATCGAGGTCCGCTTCGACCACGGATATCCGGCGGCACAGATCTACGCGCCGGCCACCGAAGATGTGGTCTGCTTCGAGCCCATGGCCGCGCCCACCGACGCGCTGCGCAGCGGGGGCTATGCGCTCGCCCGACCAGGGCAACCAGGCGTGGCCCAGTTCTCGATCCGGGTCAGCTAA
- a CDS encoding FAD-binding oxidoreductase, translated as MGLDDRDALRVLHEAFAEPPDGSGVVAQFFTRWFGTDPSVRDLFPADLTTSRSAFAHAMSWVFGEFIAQRAQTPVSFLAQLGRDHRKYGVTQRHYVVVRQVLFAALRDALADRWTTAVDDAAREALNLIVGVMGGAADAEEGPAWWDGTVVEFLRVSRDLAVVRLQLDQPLPYHSGQYVKVEVPQCPRSWRYLSPSMPPDVTGAIEFHVRVVPGGLVSTAVVHETRPGDRWRLSSPHGGLHVDRDAGDILMVAGSTGLAPLRSIIMDLTRWAVNPRVHLFFGGRYPCELYDLPILWQIAAHNPWLSVTPVSEYARDPGWAGDYPDVTPPRGLHVRQTGQLAEVVTRYGGWGDRQILVCGGPKMTRATVAALIAKGAPPQRIQHDPLSE; from the coding sequence GTGGGCCTGGACGACCGTGACGCATTGCGCGTCCTGCACGAGGCATTTGCCGAGCCACCCGACGGTTCCGGAGTGGTCGCCCAGTTCTTCACCCGATGGTTTGGCACTGACCCCTCGGTGCGTGACCTGTTTCCCGCTGACCTGACCACCTCGCGGTCTGCCTTTGCCCACGCCATGAGTTGGGTATTCGGCGAATTCATCGCTCAGCGAGCTCAGACTCCCGTGTCGTTCCTGGCCCAGCTGGGACGCGATCACCGTAAGTACGGTGTGACGCAACGTCATTACGTAGTGGTTCGTCAGGTGCTCTTCGCAGCCCTGCGTGACGCCTTGGCCGACCGGTGGACCACGGCCGTCGACGACGCCGCCCGTGAAGCACTGAACCTGATCGTCGGGGTGATGGGCGGTGCCGCCGATGCCGAAGAGGGTCCGGCATGGTGGGACGGCACCGTCGTCGAGTTCCTCCGGGTCTCGCGCGACCTGGCCGTGGTGCGGCTGCAGTTGGATCAGCCGCTGCCCTATCACAGTGGCCAGTACGTCAAAGTCGAGGTGCCCCAGTGCCCGCGGTCATGGCGCTACTTGAGCCCAAGCATGCCGCCGGACGTGACCGGGGCCATCGAGTTCCACGTCCGCGTAGTGCCCGGAGGTCTGGTCAGCACCGCGGTCGTGCATGAGACCAGGCCCGGTGACCGGTGGCGACTGTCGAGCCCGCACGGCGGACTGCACGTTGACCGGGACGCCGGCGACATCCTGATGGTGGCCGGCAGCACGGGGTTGGCGCCGCTGCGGTCGATCATCATGGACCTCACCCGGTGGGCGGTGAACCCCCGCGTGCACCTGTTCTTCGGCGGCAGGTATCCCTGTGAGCTCTACGACCTGCCCATCCTGTGGCAGATCGCGGCACACAACCCGTGGCTGTCGGTGACTCCGGTCTCGGAGTACGCGCGAGATCCGGGATGGGCCGGCGACTACCCCGATGTGACACCGCCACGAGGGCTGCACGTGCGACAGACCGGGCAGTTGGCAGAGGTGGTCACCCGCTACGGCGGCTGGGGCGACCGGCAGATCCTGGTCTGCGGAGGACCAAAGATGACGCGCGCGACGGTGGCCGCGCTGATCGCCAAAGGAGCTCCCCCACAACGCATTCAACACGACCCGCTATCGGAGTGA
- a CDS encoding GAP family protein produces the protein MTTSLASVWTALIPLALVVALSPLTVIPAVLVLSSARPRQSGLAFLIGWLAALAALTVAFIAISGLLGGLHKSPPTWASWLRIVVGGALMAFGVYRWANRHGPSEMPRWMRSFTSMTPLRAGVTAAVLAVVRPEVLFMCAAAGLAIGSAGMRLTDSWPSAVFFVALAASSVAIPVLGYLAASHRLDPTLIRLKDWMEQQHAALVAVVLVLIGAMVVYNGIHAL, from the coding sequence ATGACGACCAGCCTGGCTTCGGTGTGGACCGCGTTGATCCCGCTCGCCCTGGTGGTGGCACTCTCCCCGCTCACCGTCATCCCGGCGGTGCTGGTGTTGAGCTCCGCACGTCCCCGCCAGAGCGGGCTGGCCTTTCTGATCGGCTGGCTGGCAGCCCTGGCCGCCCTGACCGTCGCCTTCATCGCGATATCCGGCCTGCTGGGCGGGCTGCACAAGTCGCCACCGACCTGGGCGTCGTGGCTGCGGATCGTGGTCGGTGGGGCGCTGATGGCGTTCGGGGTCTACCGCTGGGCGAACCGGCACGGACCCAGCGAGATGCCGCGCTGGATGCGTTCCTTCACCTCCATGACACCCCTGCGCGCCGGAGTGACGGCCGCGGTGCTGGCCGTGGTTCGACCGGAGGTGTTGTTCATGTGCGCGGCCGCGGGCCTGGCCATCGGCAGTGCCGGAATGCGCCTCACCGACAGCTGGCCGTCGGCCGTCTTCTTCGTCGCGCTCGCCGCGTCCTCGGTGGCGATTCCGGTTCTGGGCTACCTGGCGGCCAGTCACCGGCTTGATCCGACTCTGATCAGACTCAAGGACTGGATGGAGCAGCAGCACGCCGCGCTGGTCGCCGTCGTCTTAGTGCTCATCGGTGCGATGGTGGTCTACAACGGGATTCACGCGCTCTAG